A genome region from Nocardia sp. NBC_00565 includes the following:
- a CDS encoding amidohydrolase family protein, translated as MPLQDSMQMISVDDHLIEPPSVWVDRLPKKFVEDGPRIVEMDMSQSGGDEELSRVLLDAARAGSTGQKRLAEVWVYEGRVYPNIGLNAVAGKKPQEYGMDPTRYSDMLPGCYDPVARVADMDVDGVQAALCFPSFPRFSGTVFLEGKDKELALLSVRAWNDFHLDEWAAAAPDRFIPLMILPLWDPVAAAAEIYRCAAKGAKAISFPECAVPLGLPSFYTDHWDPVFAAAQETGMPLCMHFGSSGRAPITSPEAPMAVMISLFGTNSMYATADLLFSPVFYKFPNLKVALSEGGVGWVPYLLERIDQVWEKHRWYQNINKEVRPSDLFREHIWGCFIDDSEGIVRRDAIGVDNILWECDYPHSDSNWPNSREFTAKLLQDVPDAEAHKIVELNARKLYNFPRVG; from the coding sequence GTGCCGCTGCAAGATTCCATGCAGATGATTTCGGTGGATGATCATTTGATCGAGCCACCGTCGGTGTGGGTTGATCGGTTGCCGAAGAAGTTCGTCGAGGACGGCCCGCGCATCGTCGAGATGGATATGTCCCAGAGCGGTGGCGATGAGGAACTGTCGAGGGTGCTTCTCGACGCGGCGCGCGCCGGCAGCACGGGCCAGAAGCGGCTCGCCGAGGTCTGGGTGTACGAGGGCCGGGTGTATCCGAATATCGGATTGAACGCGGTGGCGGGGAAGAAGCCGCAGGAATACGGCATGGATCCGACGCGGTATTCCGACATGCTGCCGGGCTGCTACGACCCGGTGGCCCGGGTCGCCGATATGGATGTGGACGGTGTCCAAGCGGCACTGTGTTTCCCGTCGTTCCCCCGCTTCTCTGGCACCGTCTTCCTGGAGGGTAAGGACAAGGAGCTGGCGTTGCTGTCGGTGCGGGCGTGGAATGACTTCCACCTCGATGAGTGGGCGGCCGCCGCGCCGGATCGATTCATTCCGCTGATGATCCTGCCGCTGTGGGACCCGGTGGCCGCGGCCGCCGAGATCTACCGCTGCGCCGCGAAGGGCGCCAAGGCGATCTCGTTCCCGGAATGTGCTGTGCCGCTTGGGTTGCCGTCGTTCTACACCGACCACTGGGATCCCGTCTTCGCCGCCGCGCAGGAGACGGGCATGCCGCTGTGCATGCACTTCGGGTCGTCGGGCCGTGCGCCGATCACCTCGCCCGAGGCGCCGATGGCGGTGATGATCTCGCTGTTCGGCACGAACTCGATGTACGCGACGGCCGATCTGTTGTTCTCTCCGGTCTTCTACAAGTTCCCGAATCTGAAGGTGGCCCTGTCCGAGGGCGGCGTTGGTTGGGTGCCATATCTGCTCGAGCGGATCGACCAGGTGTGGGAGAAGCACCGCTGGTACCAGAACATCAACAAGGAAGTGCGCCCGTCGGACCTGTTCCGGGAGCACATCTGGGGCTGCTTCATCGACGACTCCGAGGGCATCGTGCGGCGGGACGCGATCGGTGTCGACAACATTCTGTGGGAGTGCGACTACCCGCACTCGGATTCGAACTGGCCCAACAGCCGGGAGTTCACCGCGAAGCTACTGCAGGACGTTCCGGACGCGGAGGCCCACAAGATCGTGGAGTTGAACGCGCGCAAGCTGTACAACTTCCCCCGGGTCGGCTGA
- a CDS encoding class I adenylate-forming enzyme family protein codes for MTAIRVSAPLRAGAYANTAELLEAAATAHGSRDAYVEADGTRISFADWIARAHAVAAQLTSVGVGTGDVVALMLPSCIDYAVCYAAAAMLGAITTGLNPRLGPREIAAVLDQAAPVLVIRDTGNDQLPPVPAGLTELARSDLATGRADADSLSAQTIQRKFPVSIVFTSGTTGLPKGAWFDADNLAASAAAAGVMSAPYDRRLTSTPFAHVGYMSKLWDQLVWGTTIVISPAPWTAAGMFDVLRAERITVAGAVPTQWAKLLDLPGVTPEALPCLRIGVVATAPASPALVAQTAERLGVALVVRYAMTESPTICGTEPDDPPEVQYRTVGRPQAGVDVRITDDTGLSVPTGEVGRVRIKGGCVMRGYWQNQPLTDSAFDAEGYLVSGDLGKFDTDGNLVLVGRSGDMYIRGGFNIHPVEVEQVLAEHPRVRNAAVVGHPADVIGEIGVAFVVPDDPADPISLPALRDWAKAHLSDYKAPDHLIVLDELPLTAMSKIDRNRLRHLAADNPPPPRKAQS; via the coding sequence ATGACCGCGATCCGGGTGAGTGCCCCGCTTCGAGCCGGCGCGTACGCCAACACCGCCGAGCTACTGGAAGCCGCAGCGACCGCACACGGCTCCAGGGATGCCTATGTCGAAGCCGACGGCACCCGTATCAGCTTCGCCGACTGGATCGCCCGCGCGCATGCGGTCGCCGCACAGCTGACATCGGTCGGTGTCGGCACCGGCGATGTGGTCGCGTTGATGCTGCCATCCTGCATCGACTACGCGGTGTGCTACGCCGCCGCGGCGATGCTCGGCGCCATCACCACCGGGCTGAATCCACGGCTCGGCCCTCGCGAAATCGCTGCGGTGCTGGACCAGGCCGCCCCGGTCCTGGTCATCCGTGACACCGGAAACGACCAGTTGCCGCCGGTCCCGGCGGGACTGACCGAACTCGCCAGGTCCGATCTGGCGACCGGCCGCGCCGATGCCGACAGCCTCTCGGCGCAAACGATCCAGCGCAAGTTCCCAGTGTCGATCGTATTCACCAGTGGCACAACCGGTTTGCCGAAGGGCGCCTGGTTCGACGCGGACAATCTCGCCGCGTCGGCGGCGGCCGCGGGAGTCATGAGCGCGCCGTATGACCGGCGGCTGACCTCGACCCCGTTCGCCCATGTCGGCTACATGTCCAAGCTCTGGGACCAATTGGTTTGGGGCACAACGATAGTGATCTCCCCGGCACCTTGGACCGCGGCCGGGATGTTCGATGTCTTACGCGCCGAACGAATCACGGTCGCGGGTGCGGTGCCGACGCAGTGGGCCAAACTGCTGGATCTGCCCGGCGTCACACCCGAAGCACTCCCCTGCTTACGGATCGGCGTCGTCGCGACCGCACCCGCATCGCCCGCGCTGGTCGCGCAGACTGCCGAGCGCCTCGGCGTCGCCCTGGTGGTGCGGTATGCGATGACCGAATCACCGACAATCTGCGGAACCGAGCCCGACGATCCCCCGGAGGTCCAGTACCGGACCGTGGGTCGCCCCCAGGCCGGCGTCGACGTCAGAATCACCGACGACACCGGATTGTCGGTGCCCACTGGAGAAGTCGGGCGGGTACGCATCAAGGGTGGCTGTGTCATGCGCGGCTATTGGCAGAACCAGCCGTTGACCGACTCGGCTTTCGACGCCGAGGGATATCTGGTCAGCGGCGATCTCGGCAAATTCGACACCGACGGAAACCTCGTGCTGGTCGGCCGCTCCGGTGACATGTACATCAGGGGCGGATTCAACATCCACCCGGTCGAGGTCGAGCAGGTGCTGGCCGAGCACCCCCGCGTGCGCAACGCCGCCGTCGTCGGACATCCTGCCGACGTGATCGGCGAGATCGGCGTCGCGTTCGTCGTCCCCGACGACCCAGCCGACCCGATTTCGCTACCAGCACTTCGGGATTGGGCGAAAGCCCACCTGTCCGACTACAAGGCCCCCGACCACTTGATCGTGCTCGACGAATTGCCGCTGACCGCGATGTCCAAAATCGACCGGAATCGGCTGCGGCACTTGGCCGCCGACAATCCGCCCCCGCCCAGAAAGGCGCAATCATGA
- a CDS encoding ferredoxin, with translation MSAPRQIHIELEQCEGHGLCAATAPGIYDLDDDGFALRQDFEVSSELVSDAEAGIGACPMSAIRWAS, from the coding sequence ATGAGCGCTCCGCGACAGATCCACATCGAGCTAGAACAGTGCGAGGGGCACGGGCTCTGTGCGGCAACAGCTCCCGGCATTTATGACTTGGATGACGACGGCTTCGCCCTGAGGCAAGACTTCGAAGTATCGAGCGAACTCGTCAGCGACGCTGAGGCGGGCATCGGCGCCTGCCCGATGAGCGCCATCCGGTGGGCTTCTTGA
- a CDS encoding phosphotransferase, with protein sequence MNNTFGRPHRWHQTTTLARALGQVALALSPWAPGPKPHAAKDVTPKWITSVFADRAPGAIAEDVRDVGGTTGTTDRRRVRVGWNTAGRDAGLPDSLFVKSTPLSGKNRTMVAALDMAVNEVKFYLTARPTLPDGVAPTAFAAHAGHGARHLLLLQDLVADGHTTYAMADDCTLEHAEGLMVALGSLHATFWESPRFATDLAYAVTQSRRPGFGLMLGQFRKMRKTLMRSGEYELPGAVHRMAEFVNEHDWQLHARWEDGPLTLIHGDSHLGNTFRLADGRAGLLDWQVVGRAPGMREVSYFLTHSLGTELRRQHEKDLLRRYLETLNEQGVPDAPTFDQAWDDYRYFAFDAWDSAAICTVWPGLQNPANVDAAFRRANATIEDLEVDKALRAALG encoded by the coding sequence ATGAACAACACATTCGGCCGGCCCCACCGGTGGCACCAGACGACGACCCTGGCGCGTGCGCTCGGTCAGGTCGCACTCGCATTGTCACCGTGGGCACCGGGGCCCAAGCCGCACGCCGCCAAAGACGTCACGCCGAAATGGATCACGTCGGTCTTCGCCGATCGTGCGCCAGGAGCCATCGCCGAGGACGTTCGAGACGTCGGCGGCACCACTGGTACGACCGACCGTCGCCGGGTCCGGGTCGGCTGGAATACGGCGGGGCGCGATGCCGGACTACCGGATTCACTGTTCGTGAAGTCCACCCCGCTGAGCGGCAAGAATCGCACCATGGTCGCCGCGCTCGACATGGCCGTCAACGAAGTGAAGTTCTATCTGACGGCCCGCCCCACCCTGCCCGACGGCGTGGCACCGACCGCATTCGCGGCACATGCCGGCCATGGAGCACGCCACCTACTCCTCTTACAAGACCTCGTCGCGGACGGCCACACCACCTACGCCATGGCCGATGACTGCACGCTCGAACACGCCGAAGGCCTCATGGTCGCCCTCGGTTCCTTGCATGCCACCTTCTGGGAGAGCCCTCGCTTCGCCACAGACCTTGCCTATGCGGTCACGCAGAGCAGACGCCCCGGATTCGGCCTGATGCTGGGACAGTTCCGCAAGATGCGCAAGACACTGATGCGATCCGGTGAGTATGAACTTCCGGGCGCCGTGCACCGGATGGCCGAGTTCGTCAACGAACACGACTGGCAGCTGCACGCGCGCTGGGAAGACGGTCCGCTCACACTGATCCACGGCGACTCCCATCTCGGCAATACCTTCCGGCTGGCCGACGGCCGGGCGGGTCTGCTCGATTGGCAGGTCGTCGGCAGGGCACCCGGCATGCGAGAGGTGTCGTATTTCCTCACCCACTCGCTAGGGACGGAGCTGCGCCGTCAGCACGAGAAGGACCTGCTGCGCCGCTATTTGGAGACCTTGAACGAACAGGGAGTGCCCGACGCCCCGACCTTCGATCAGGCATGGGACGACTATCGGTATTTCGCCTTCGACGCCTGGGACTCGGCCGCTATCTGCACCGTATGGCCGGGCCTCCAAAATCCCGCCAATGTCGACGCTGCCTTCCGGCGCGCGAACGCCACCATCGAGGATCTCGAAGTCGACAAAGCCCTCCGCGCGGCACTCGGCTGA
- a CDS encoding acetyl-CoA acetyltransferase — MSRKVAIAGVALSDVGRVDDKNAYELMAQASRRALADAGLTPQDIDGLGSTSQGMLPPTDVGEYLGLRPRWIDSTSVGGASWEVMVSHAADAISAGHADVVLLTYGSTARADLRKGLRTANINWGSRGPLQWDAPYGHTLVSKYAMAARRHMYQYGTTIEQLAEVAVSARFNATDNPEAYYRDAITIDDVLSGPMIADPFTKLHCCIRSDGGAAAILVAEDRVADLKSDPVWILGSAEATSHMLTSQWDDMTIGPAAVSGPLAFQRAGLAPADVDVAELYDAFTYMLLLTLEDLGFCGKGEGGAFVESGALRLGGALPTNTDGGGLSACHPGQRGLFLLVEAVRQLRGESGPRQVPDAKVACVSGTGGWFCSSGTVLLGAEQP, encoded by the coding sequence ATGAGTCGCAAGGTTGCCATCGCCGGTGTCGCGCTGTCCGACGTGGGCCGGGTAGACGACAAGAACGCGTATGAGCTGATGGCCCAGGCAAGTCGACGCGCGCTCGCCGATGCCGGGCTGACCCCGCAGGACATCGACGGCCTCGGCTCGACCAGCCAGGGCATGCTGCCACCCACCGACGTCGGCGAGTATCTCGGTCTGCGGCCGAGGTGGATCGACTCGACCTCGGTAGGTGGCGCCTCCTGGGAGGTGATGGTTTCGCATGCGGCCGACGCGATCTCGGCGGGGCATGCCGATGTCGTGCTGCTCACCTACGGCTCCACCGCGCGCGCCGACCTCCGTAAGGGACTACGGACCGCGAATATCAATTGGGGCTCCCGCGGACCGTTGCAGTGGGACGCGCCCTACGGCCACACACTGGTATCCAAATACGCGATGGCGGCCCGGCGGCACATGTATCAGTACGGCACCACCATCGAGCAGCTCGCCGAGGTCGCCGTATCCGCGCGGTTCAACGCAACCGACAACCCGGAGGCGTACTACCGCGACGCCATCACCATCGACGATGTGCTGTCCGGGCCGATGATCGCGGACCCGTTCACCAAGCTGCACTGCTGTATTCGCTCGGACGGCGGCGCCGCCGCGATCCTCGTCGCCGAGGACCGGGTCGCCGATCTGAAGTCGGATCCGGTCTGGATCCTCGGCTCGGCGGAGGCCACGTCGCACATGCTGACGAGTCAGTGGGACGACATGACCATCGGCCCCGCCGCAGTCAGCGGCCCGCTGGCCTTCCAGCGGGCCGGGCTGGCACCGGCCGACGTCGATGTCGCCGAACTGTACGACGCCTTCACCTACATGCTGCTGCTGACGCTCGAGGATCTCGGCTTCTGCGGCAAGGGCGAAGGCGGGGCGTTCGTCGAGAGCGGCGCGCTCCGGTTGGGTGGCGCGCTGCCGACCAACACCGACGGTGGTGGGCTGTCCGCATGCCACCCGGGGCAGCGCGGGCTGTTCCTGCTCGTCGAGGCGGTTCGCCAGCTCCGCGGCGAGTCCGGTCCCCGTCAGGTGCCGGACGCCAAGGTTGCCTGCGTCAGCGGCACCGGCGGGTGGTTCTGCTCCAGCGGAACAGTTTTGCTGGGAGCGGAGCAGCCATGA
- a CDS encoding SDR family NAD(P)-dependent oxidoreductase has translation MSGLLDGKVALVTGAGHGIGRGHALELAKHGATVIVNDLGTSIEGEGTGKVADEVVRIIEDRGGKAISDFSDVGDEEQVDLLVERAYSQLGRLDIVVNNAGIVRDRAVWNMSADDFDLVMRVHVRGTWLTSRAAARKWRDESKATGAKVYGRIINTTSGAGLQGHFGQTNYSAAKAAIVGLTQTLSLELASIGVTVNAISPGGRTRMSATMAGAAAPIEPGERADEEFDPKDPSLGSPVVAWLASPEAGHVSGQVVRAMGETIQLMRGWTPVATVSSNGKRWDADKLGVVLGTDVFGTRAAGLRFGG, from the coding sequence ATGAGCGGATTGCTCGACGGAAAAGTCGCACTTGTGACAGGCGCTGGGCACGGGATCGGGCGTGGACACGCGCTCGAACTGGCCAAGCATGGCGCGACGGTGATCGTCAACGACCTTGGCACCTCGATCGAGGGCGAGGGGACCGGCAAGGTCGCTGATGAGGTGGTGCGCATCATCGAGGACCGCGGTGGTAAGGCGATCTCGGATTTCAGTGATGTCGGCGATGAAGAGCAGGTCGATCTGCTGGTCGAGCGAGCGTATTCCCAGCTCGGCCGGCTCGACATCGTTGTCAATAATGCGGGCATTGTCCGCGACCGGGCGGTCTGGAACATGAGCGCCGACGATTTCGACCTGGTGATGCGAGTGCACGTCCGCGGCACTTGGCTGACGAGCCGGGCGGCGGCCAGGAAGTGGCGGGACGAATCGAAGGCAACGGGTGCGAAGGTGTACGGCCGCATCATCAATACGACCTCCGGTGCGGGCCTGCAGGGTCACTTCGGACAGACGAACTACAGCGCCGCGAAGGCGGCCATCGTCGGATTGACCCAAACGCTGAGCCTCGAACTCGCATCCATCGGTGTGACCGTGAATGCCATCAGCCCGGGCGGGCGCACCCGCATGTCTGCGACCATGGCAGGCGCGGCCGCGCCGATCGAGCCCGGCGAGCGCGCCGACGAGGAGTTCGACCCGAAGGACCCGTCCCTGGGCTCCCCGGTTGTCGCGTGGCTGGCCAGCCCCGAAGCCGGTCATGTCAGCGGTCAGGTCGTCCGAGCAATGGGTGAGACGATTCAGCTGATGCGCGGCTGGACTCCGGTTGCCACGGTGTCGAGCAATGGAAAGCGTTGGGACGCGGACAAACTCGGTGTCGTCCTGGGAACGGACGTATTCGGCACTCGCGCGGCCGGCCTGCGGTTCGGCGGGTAG
- a CDS encoding ferredoxin: MKVSIDHSVCTGHGMCYMSAPDVFTDDEQGYGQVIGDRVVADELAESARHGANSCPERAITVED; the protein is encoded by the coding sequence ATGAAGGTCTCGATTGATCACAGTGTGTGCACCGGCCATGGCATGTGCTACATGAGCGCGCCGGATGTCTTCACCGACGATGAGCAGGGGTACGGACAGGTCATCGGGGATCGGGTGGTGGCCGACGAACTGGCCGAGTCGGCTCGCCACGGCGCGAACAGCTGCCCGGAGCGAGCGATCACTGTCGAGGACTGA
- a CDS encoding cytochrome P450 → MIGADEAADVLINFDWWQQTDRAERDAKFDALRRHAGRVFVPLGDPKTGSSKGFWALVRYEDVLEVSRRPEDFASGEGTQIFDQPAALREYRGSIIDMDNPEHSRMRKIVSRGFTNKNLESIRDLVESTTHEILDEMPASGECDFVDNFAALLPLRIISNMLGIPRAHEADILAATNTILGASDAEYIPDQSGAGIGAAVTKASEDLIQLLQSLSEERIAEPRDDLITMMVAAKEGDNLTPQEMAKFFILLVGAGNETTRNALTHGVYALSQHPDQRDTWMADYRSHARTAIEEILRWASPVIHMRRTVTSDGVQLGEQVFAKGDKVVLWYTSANRDESKFADPYVFDITRNPNPHLAFGAPGPHFCLGAHLARLELDVAFEALFARFPDIHAVGAPTMLRSNFVNGIKHLNVRYTPK, encoded by the coding sequence ATGATCGGAGCCGACGAGGCCGCGGACGTGCTCATTAATTTCGACTGGTGGCAGCAGACCGACCGTGCGGAGCGTGACGCGAAGTTCGACGCGCTTCGGCGGCACGCCGGACGGGTATTCGTGCCACTCGGCGACCCGAAGACGGGATCCTCGAAAGGGTTCTGGGCGTTGGTTCGGTATGAAGATGTGCTGGAGGTGAGCCGTCGCCCCGAGGACTTCGCATCCGGCGAGGGCACCCAGATCTTCGATCAGCCTGCCGCGTTGCGCGAATATCGCGGATCGATTATCGACATGGACAATCCCGAGCACTCCCGCATGCGGAAGATCGTGTCTCGTGGATTCACCAATAAGAACCTCGAGTCGATTCGAGATCTGGTCGAGTCGACGACCCATGAAATTCTGGACGAAATGCCGGCTTCGGGGGAGTGCGACTTCGTCGACAACTTCGCGGCACTGCTGCCGCTCCGCATTATCAGTAATATGCTGGGAATTCCGCGTGCGCACGAAGCCGATATTCTCGCGGCCACCAATACGATCCTGGGTGCCTCCGACGCCGAGTACATTCCGGACCAATCCGGAGCGGGCATCGGCGCCGCGGTAACGAAGGCGAGCGAGGATCTGATCCAGCTGCTCCAGAGTTTGTCCGAAGAGCGGATCGCCGAACCGCGCGACGACTTGATCACCATGATGGTTGCTGCCAAGGAGGGGGACAATTTGACCCCCCAGGAAATGGCGAAGTTTTTCATTCTACTGGTCGGGGCGGGTAACGAAACCACGCGAAATGCCTTGACTCATGGTGTGTATGCGCTGAGCCAGCATCCTGACCAGCGAGACACCTGGATGGCCGACTACCGCAGCCATGCCCGCACCGCCATCGAGGAGATTCTGCGCTGGGCCAGCCCGGTGATCCACATGCGTCGCACGGTTACCAGTGATGGCGTGCAGCTCGGTGAGCAGGTGTTCGCCAAGGGCGACAAGGTTGTCCTGTGGTACACATCGGCGAACCGTGACGAGAGCAAGTTCGCCGACCCGTACGTTTTCGACATCACCCGCAACCCGAATCCGCACCTGGCCTTCGGCGCACCGGGACCGCATTTCTGCCTGGGCGCACATCTGGCCCGACTGGAGCTGGATGTCGCCTTCGAGGCGCTGTTCGCGCGCTTCCCCGACATTCACGCGGTCGGTGCTCCAACCATGCTGCGATCGAACTTCGTGAACGGCATCAAGCACCTGAACGTGAGGTACACGCCGAAATGA
- a CDS encoding Zn-ribbon domain-containing OB-fold protein, with product MSKNRADVPVVEGISRQYWDAAREGRLLIAQCADCGRVHHYPRVLCPFCWSEAVSPIEATGTGAVYSYSTVYVNDLEPFKSRLPYVAAVVELDEGPRVVTNIDGIEPDQVRVGMPVRAAFREIVDQTYAVVFTPIES from the coding sequence ATGTCGAAAAATCGTGCCGATGTTCCCGTTGTCGAGGGCATCAGTCGCCAGTACTGGGACGCGGCTCGCGAAGGCAGACTGCTCATCGCGCAGTGCGCGGACTGCGGGCGAGTTCACCACTACCCCAGGGTGTTGTGCCCCTTCTGCTGGAGCGAGGCGGTCTCGCCGATCGAAGCAACAGGTACCGGGGCCGTCTACTCGTATTCCACGGTGTACGTGAACGACCTCGAGCCGTTCAAGTCGCGGCTGCCGTATGTGGCCGCGGTCGTCGAACTCGACGAGGGACCTCGCGTTGTCACCAATATCGACGGCATCGAACCTGACCAGGTGCGGGTCGGAATGCCCGTGCGGGCCGCATTCCGGGAAATCGTCGACCAGACCTATGCGGTCGTCTTCACGCCGATCGAGTCGTGA
- a CDS encoding enoyl-CoA hydratase/isomerase family protein, translating into MTETVLRKTENGVLTITLNRPEAANAIRPDDRDGLIELFAAADADPEIRVVVLRANGKHFCSGADVVKLADGHAKNVKRVTDPMRRIMTGAQRLIASVLDCGKPVITVVHGAAAGIGAHLAYASDLVLATDTAYFSESFVKRGLVVDGGGAYLLPRLIGMQRAKEMVFFGDKLSAAEAFGLGLVNRVVPEEELESVIDEITGRLATAPTSSIALTKRLFNSSLDGDRAAAFLAEAMAQEIQSYSADAKEGVRSFVERRPAEYHGW; encoded by the coding sequence ATGACCGAAACGGTCTTGCGGAAGACGGAAAATGGCGTCCTCACGATCACACTGAATCGCCCGGAGGCCGCGAATGCCATCCGGCCCGACGACCGGGACGGGCTTATCGAACTGTTCGCCGCGGCCGACGCGGACCCGGAGATCCGGGTGGTCGTGCTGCGCGCGAACGGCAAGCACTTCTGCTCCGGCGCGGATGTCGTGAAACTCGCCGACGGTCACGCGAAGAACGTCAAGCGGGTCACCGATCCGATGCGCCGGATCATGACCGGCGCACAGCGCTTGATCGCCTCGGTGCTCGACTGCGGAAAGCCGGTGATCACCGTGGTGCACGGCGCGGCCGCCGGCATCGGTGCGCACCTGGCATACGCCTCGGATCTGGTGCTCGCCACTGACACGGCCTACTTTTCGGAGTCGTTCGTCAAACGTGGACTGGTGGTCGACGGGGGCGGCGCCTACCTGCTGCCGCGCCTGATCGGAATGCAGCGGGCCAAGGAGATGGTGTTCTTCGGAGACAAGCTTTCGGCCGCCGAGGCATTCGGGCTCGGGTTGGTGAACCGGGTTGTTCCGGAAGAAGAGCTGGAGTCGGTGATCGACGAGATCACCGGTCGGCTGGCCACCGCGCCGACGAGTTCGATTGCGCTGACGAAGCGTCTGTTCAACAGCTCCCTGGACGGCGATCGCGCCGCGGCATTTCTGGCCGAAGCGATGGCCCAGGAAATTCAGTCGTACTCGGCCGATGCCAAGGAGGGCGTGCGCTCGTTCGTCGAGCGGCGCCCCGCCGAATACCACGGCTGGTGA
- a CDS encoding cytochrome P450 translates to MTTEASGVINTDNLPMAQDRDGSWRTMRRHPLVEVEGGYAVTHRDLVETVLKQPGIFSSKKAFDVLASPIPLVPVAFDPPEQTRYRRILQPFFSPRVIKPMEPELRRQAIELIEPIAKRGSCDFVAEVGGVFPVQVFLTLFGLPLEMRDQFVEWKDAVLGLTSASGQTSVGAAADEGLQKAAELFMYLSELIQQRRGQPGDDVLSRVLALEGEDALSDEEAIGLCFLFVLAGLDTVMDALGFGMQRLAENPDKRQQILDDPALIPAATEELLRLDPPAPFIPRVTAEETVLDGQLLPAGTRVTAYLAAANRDEDRHLDPYAVDFHRGENPHISFGMGVHRCLGSHLARLEMHIVYEEWHRLIPHYRITSGTTPQVHWPRGTTGLESLHLTFDGKDT, encoded by the coding sequence ATGACAACCGAAGCATCAGGTGTGATCAATACGGATAACCTGCCGATGGCGCAGGACCGTGACGGTTCCTGGCGCACGATGCGCCGGCATCCGTTGGTCGAGGTCGAAGGCGGTTACGCGGTGACCCATCGCGATCTTGTCGAGACCGTACTCAAGCAGCCGGGGATCTTCTCCTCGAAGAAGGCCTTCGATGTGCTGGCCAGCCCGATTCCGCTGGTTCCGGTGGCCTTCGATCCGCCGGAGCAGACCCGCTACCGGCGGATTCTGCAGCCGTTCTTCAGTCCGCGGGTCATCAAGCCGATGGAGCCCGAGCTCCGCAGACAGGCGATCGAGCTCATCGAGCCGATCGCGAAGCGGGGCAGCTGTGACTTCGTTGCCGAGGTCGGTGGTGTCTTCCCGGTTCAGGTCTTCCTGACCTTGTTCGGACTTCCGCTGGAGATGCGCGATCAGTTCGTCGAATGGAAGGACGCGGTTCTCGGTCTCACCAGCGCCAGCGGCCAGACCTCGGTCGGCGCCGCCGCCGACGAGGGGCTGCAGAAAGCGGCCGAGCTGTTCATGTACCTGTCGGAGCTGATCCAGCAGCGGCGCGGTCAGCCAGGTGACGATGTGCTCAGCCGGGTGCTTGCGCTGGAGGGCGAGGATGCCTTGAGCGACGAGGAGGCCATCGGATTGTGCTTCCTCTTCGTGCTGGCCGGCCTCGACACCGTGATGGATGCGCTCGGTTTCGGTATGCAACGCCTGGCCGAGAACCCGGACAAGCGTCAGCAGATCCTGGATGATCCCGCGCTGATTCCGGCCGCGACCGAGGAATTGCTGCGGCTGGATCCGCCTGCGCCGTTCATTCCGCGCGTGACTGCCGAGGAGACGGTGCTGGACGGGCAGTTGCTGCCGGCCGGAACCCGGGTGACCGCCTATCTGGCCGCCGCGAACCGGGATGAGGACCGGCATCTCGACCCGTACGCCGTCGACTTCCATCGCGGCGAGAACCCGCACATCAGTTTCGGCATGGGCGTGCACCGCTGCCTGGGATCGCATCTCGCGCGGCTGGAGATGCACATCGTCTACGAAGAGTGGCACCGGCTCATCCCGCACTACCGCATCACCTCCGGCACAACTCCCCAAGTCCATTGGCCGCGTGGGACAACGGGGCTCGAGTCGCTGCACCTTACTTTTGACGGGAAGGACACCTGA